In Edaphobacter aggregans, the sequence CCATCGCCAGATGCTGATATCCACCCCCCGGAGCCACCACCACCCCCGTCTTCGTCGCATTCACGCCCGCCGGTAAAAACACCGTCAGCGTAGGCTTATCCTCATCCGCATCCCCCAAAGCCCCCGGAGCACCCGCAGGCCACAACAAAACCACCGGCTTCCCTGCAGGCGCTGGCGCCGTCCCAACAACCTCCTGCCCACGCACCACACCCACACCCAACACCGCCATCACCAAGCCACAAGCAATCCACATCCTCATCCTCAACCCTCCTTGGCCATACTAAGACCTAGCCGCCAATAACGACCTCAATTCCCCCCTGAACAACTCCTTCGACTTCCCACCCCACATCTCGTACGCTTGCAAAAGTTCGACGAGCCACGCATCACAGGAGTCTCCCCATTCCATGAAGCACCTGGTCCAGAAGCAGCTAGCCCAATCCATCGCCACCATGCAGGCCACACTCGCCGATCTCCACATAGCCGACACTATCGCTACCATCGCCGAACTCACCGCCAACGCCATGCAAGCCGGCCGCAAGCTCCTCGTCGCCGGCAACGGAGGCTCTGCTGCCGACGCCCAGCATCTCGTCGCCGAGTTCGTCGTCCGCCTCGTCGGCAACCGCCCCGCCCTCCGCGCCATCGCCCTCACCACTGACTCCTCCATCCTCACCGCCTGCGGCAACGACTTCGGCTTCGACCAGATCTTCTCCCGCCAGATCGAATCCCTCGGCGCCCCCGGCGACGTCTTCCTCGGCATCTCCACCTCCGGCAACTCCCCCAACATCCTCCGCGCCCTCGAACAAGCCCGCGAGATGGACATCACCACCATCGGATTCACCGGCAACGGCGGCGGCCAGATGCGCGACCTCTGCGACTACAACGTCATCATCCCCTCCGCCACCACCATGAACATCCAGGAGTGCCACCTCGCCCTCGAGCACATCTTCTGCATGCTCGTCGAGTGCCACTACTTCGCAGAAGTCTCCAGCTACGCCGCGAAATAGCTATTCCCTTCGAACAACGGCAGTCCGTCGCTTATATTCAATTCATCCGAATCTCAAGAGGTCTATCCATGTTCTTGCCCTGGCGTAGTCATCGTTCATCGTTCGTCTTGCTAACGGTGGCAGCAATCTCAACCTCCTTTTCTCCCTTCACCATCGCGCAGGACAAGCCTGACGAGAAGCCCGTCTCCACCGCTTCCGCCGCCCCGGCTCACGCCGCCACCACACCCGACTCCATCACCGAAGGCACCGTCACCGTAGGGGGACAACCCATCGCCTACCGCGCCATCGCCGGCACCCTCACCGTCGGCGGCACCGACCCACAGGACGCCACCCTCGGCTTCGACGGCAAGCCGCTCCCCGACTCCGGCGTCAAGCTACCCGAGAAGGCAGAAGACGCCCCTCCGACCGCGCGCATGTTCTACGTCGCGTACCTCAAAAAGGATGCCCCCGCCGGCCAGCGCCCCATCACCTTCATCTACAACGGAGGCCCCGGCTCACCCACCATGTGGCTGCACATGGGAACCTTCGGCCCCAAACGCATCGTCACCCCCGACACCCAGCACCAGGAAGGCGCCCCCTACTCCATCGTCAACAATGAGGACTCCCTGCTCGACGTCAGCGACGTAGTCTTCATCGACGCTCCCGGCACCGGCCTCAGCCGCACCTTCGGCAAGAACAAGTCCGAGGCCTTCTACGGCGTCGACGCCGACGGCCACGCCTTCGAGCGCTTCATCCGCCGCTTCCTCTCCAAATACGACCGCTGGAACTCCCCCAAGTACCTCTTCGGCGAAAGCTACGGAACCCCACGCTCCGCCGTTCTGGCCGCTGATCTTCGCAGCGTCGATCTCAACGGCATCATCCTGCTCTCGCAGATCCTCAGCTTCGACAACAGCGTCGACGGCCCCACCGCGAACCCCGGGGTCGATCAGGCTTACGCGCTCGCACTTCCCACCTTCGCCGCCACGGCCTGGTATCACCACAAACTGCCCAACCAGCCCCCAGCCCTCAAGCCCTTCCTCGCCGAAGTTGAAAAGTACGCCCTCGGTGACTACATGACCGCCCTGCTCCAGGGCAGCGACCTCACCGACGCCCAGCGTCAGGCCGTAGCCGAAAAGCTTCACAGCTACACCGGCCTCCCCGTCGACTACCTTCTCCGCGCCGACCTCCGCGTCACTGGCGGCGAATTCTCCAAAGAGCTCAAGCTCGACGAAGGCATGACCACTGGCCGTCTCGACTCCCGCTATCAGGGTCCCGACGCCGATCCCATGGGCGCAACCTCCGGCTACGATCCCCAGAGCGACGCCATCACCTCCGCCTGGAACACCGCCATCAACCAGTACCTGCATGACGACCTCAAGTACGCCACCCAGGCGACCTACCTCCTGTCCGGGCGCCAGGGCGGCGAGTTCTCCTGGAACATGACCCACACGCCCCCAGGCCGCGGCTTCGGTGGCGGCGGATCCGCACCCGGAACCGTCGAGACCGGCGCCAACGTCATGCCCGACCTCGCCTACCGCATGAAGATGAACCCGAAGATGAAGGTCATGCTAGCCGGCGGCTACTACGACCTTGCCACTCCCTACTTCGAGGGCATCTACGAGATGCACCATCTCCCCATGCCCCGCGGACTGCAATCCAACATCAGCTATCACTACTACGAAGCCGGACACATGATCTACGTCAGAGAGGACATCCTCAAACAGTTCCACACCGACGTAGCCGCCTTCATCAAATCCACCGAAAACGGCAAATAAACCAACGCACCAGAAACACAGAGGCCGGGCACATCAAGTGTCCGGCCTTTTCATTCCTCCAAATCCCTCTTCAATCGCCCCAACAACTCCACCGAAGGCCGAGCGAACCGGCTGATCCACCGGTCATAAATCTCCTGCACCGGAACCACATTCAAATAATTCCACCGCACCCGCCCTTCCCTCTTGGCAATCACTAACCCCGCCCCCTCCAGCACGCCCAGATGCTGCATCACCGTACACCGGTCCAGCTTCCTAAACCGAAGACAAATATCCCCCGTAGTCAAAGGACCATCCCGCAACAGGTCGAGAATCTCCCGCCGCCGGTCATCGGCCAGAGCCTTAAAAACCGCCCCCTGTTTATCTCGCCTTGACATGTTATAAAAATACAACATATAAAAACCCAGGTAGAGGCTTTTAGAATTCCACCCACCACGAGGAACCACCCCATGCAACTCAAATTTCAGGTCCACACCAAGATCCAGAAGCCCATCGCCGAGGTCTTCGACGCCATCTACAATCCCACCAAGCTAAGCGGCTACTTCACTACAGGCGGCTCCTCCGCCCCCCTCAACGAAGGCGCCACCGTCACCTGGCGCTTCGCCGACTACCCCGGCGACATTCCCGTCACCGTCAAAAAACTAGTCCCCAACCAACAGATCGTCCTCGAGTGGGACGCCTACGAACCACCAGACAAATCCGCGAACCCCGCAGACAAAACCCCACCCCCGACCAACTACAAAACCACCGTCGAGATGACCTTCGAATCCCTCGACCCCAACAACACGCTCGTCAAAATCTCCGAATCCGGCTGGCGCGAAACCCAGCGCGGCCTCGACGGCTCCTACGGCAACTGCATGGGCTGGACCCAGATGCTCTGCGCCCTCAAAGCCTACCTCGAGCACAACATCAACCTGCGCCAAGGAGCCTTCTAGCGATCAGTTGAGGAGATTGAACGTATTCGAAGCGTCATCCACGAAATAAACTCCTTCGGGAACCGCAATTAAACCGAATAACGCTCCCGACCCCGGAGGCGGTCCTCCCGTGTTGTCGACAAGTTTGACCGCCACCTGTTTGCCGTTTACAGGATTTATTTCGACAATGTTTCCGTCATCTCCATTCGCAGCCACAAGGTGATGATTTGGCGTGAGCGCAAGTCCCAGCGGGTCGTTCAACGCTCCCCCCTCTGACACCGTAAAGCCAGTATTCGCCGAGCTCCCCCGAAACAGCGCATTAGGAATCGCCGCAATCCGATTGTCGAGGCTGTCCGCTACGTACAGAATCCCCGTCTCACCATCAAACGCGACACCAGTCGGCCCAATGACCAGCGCATTCGGGTCTGTGCGCTCCGGGAAGCCTGACCCGACCACCGTGCTATCGAGTAACTCAGGCTTGGCATCGTCAATGTCCAGCAACAAACGCACCACCGTCCCTCGGTTAACAATGTTGCCGTTCGCCGCCACGGTGCCATTCAGCACGTTGGTCACAAACAATACCGCGAGGCTCCCGCCATCGACCGCAGTCATGTCCCACGGCCCATTGATGTGATGACCCGAAATCGTCTCAATCACCTTCCCCGCGCTGTTCAGCACGATAAGACACCCAGCCTCCGCAGTCGCCGAAGTGCCATCGGAAGTGGGTAGACTTCCAACGATCACCAGTCCACTCTGCAGCGCCACCAACGCCGTGGTCAGCCCAATGCCCCCGGGACACGACACCTTGCTCGCATCAATCTGGGCGAATTGACTGAATGTACCGTCGGGCGCAATTTGTACGATCGTTGTTCCTGTTCCCTGTTGGTTTCCGCCATTATTGAAGTTGCTGATCAGGAAGTTGCCCTCGGCCAGCTTTCCCTTGCTTCGGGGAACCTGTGCCACCCCATACGGGTTTACGTCACCATTAAGCGGCACGGTTGAACTAACGACAGTTACGGTGTTAAACGCCCCGATAAACGAATTGCCCGGGGCATGGTCGCCGTTACTGGCGGCGCGGGCAGTGATAGTCGTAGCGGACATGATCAACATCATCACGCTCAGCGCGCCGGCTCGAAGCAACAATGAGTGGTTCCGTTCCATGTTGTCCTCCTGGATTGCGCGCACAATCTCAGGCCCAGAGCTATGCGCTCTCCATGCAGCGCACCAGTCTAGATTTTTCACGTGGGAACGTTTGTCAGAGAAATGTCTCACCGCTGTAATTTCTTTCGCAGGAGCAAATCGAGCAAGAAAAGCCATCTCCCATGCTTCAAATTCAACCCGCCCCGCTGCCGGCCAACGGCACTACTTGCTCTTTGAAGCCAAAGAGTTCTACCATCGAATTCCTTCCCAGAGCGACACCCAGAGCCACGCTCCTTGTTGGCATGGCGCGATTCTTCTGAGGGCCATCGGACACGCGCCCACTCGAAAATCGGGGGTTACCGATGAACCCGTCCCGTCCGCATCACCTGATCCTGAGCATCGCGCCCATCCTTGCCATCCTCGCGGCAGCCGCGGTCGCGCAAGACATCCCCATCGGCGCGACCTACGTCTGCAGCGGCGAGCGTATCTTCGCCGAAAGCTGCAACATCCGCGACACCTCCGACACATCGCGCTGCATGATGGGCCATCCCGACCACGTCATGCCAAACGGCCTCATGCAATACACCTACATGACCCGCGGCGAGTTGAAGAAGCTCCTTCCCACCTGCACGCAGCCATCAGCCAAGGAGCTTGCCGCCGCCGTAGCCTTCCAGAAGAAGCAGCAGGACATCTACAACGCCAACGTCCAGAAGGCCGAAAGCCAACTCAAAGCAGCCAACCAACCCGTAACCTACGGACAGCCACAGAAACCGAGAACCCCCGAAGAGCGAGCAACCAACCGCTGCGTCACCTCAGGACGACTCCCCTCCTCATGCCTCGGCAACTCCCTCCTCGGAGCCTTCGGCCAGATGCTCTCCTCAGTCCTTCCCGGCGCCGACAAACAGCCCGAACCCGGCCCGAACATGGCCGGCGTATTCGTAGGCACCGGCAACTGGCGTCTCGACTTCATTGACAACGGCGTCCTCGTCAACTGCTCCTTCCTCTCTCCCAATCAAGAGGCCTACACCGTCGACTTCAAAAACGGCCGCACCGTCCTCACCATCAACACCACCCCCAAACCTCTCGTCCTCACCGTCCGTGCTGACAACACCATCGTCGGTCCGCCCGGCCCCGTCATCATCGACGGAGTCGTTCCCTCCGGAACCGGCGGCGGCGGATCAACCCCCGGCCACTACGAGACCCAACAAGTCACAAACCATCAAGAGATGACGGCGCTGGAGGCACAAACTCACGCCGGTGAATCCGGCCTCTCCAATAAAGGCGGGGGCGTCTACGATCTCGCCACCACCGGCACCAAGAGCACCTACGTCCCTGGCACCGCCGCTCCCACCTACACCACCTTCGCGAACAAACGAGCCACCTGCCCCGCCATCAACCTCTCCACCAAGGGCGCCACCACCGGCATCCAGACCATGCAGACCGATCTCCTCAAAACCATGTTCGGCGGCGACAAAGGCCCACCAACGCCCGCTGGCATCCGCATGCACGGCATCTTCGCCGCACCCACCGGCTTCAGCGTCCAGTTCTTCCCCGAGTCCGCAATCCTCGGCTGCGGCCCCGACGCCGCTCGAGCCTATCCCTATACCGTCGAAGCCGACGGCTCACGCGCAGTCGTAAAAATCAACGCACCCGACCACCCCCTCACCCTCGCCTTCAAATCCGACGGCTCGCTCGACCCCGGCGACTCCAGCCCCTATCAGGTTCACGGACGCACCGTCACCGGCCAGGACAACAACGACAACTTCACCTTTGCCCCGTACGAACAGACCTGCAATCTCGCCGTCCTCACTCCGAGCAAAACCATCCCCTCCAGCGGCGGCACTGCAGCAACCATGGTCGCCTCCGCAGGAGCCCCCGCAGCCCGCGCACCCGCAACCCCCAACCCAGCCACCCTCTCTAGCCCCACCGCGCCTCTAGGCAACGCCATTCTATCCATCGTCTCCGGATTGCCCGCACAACCCGGCGCTCCGAATCCTCTCGCCGGACGCCCCTACATCCTTCTACGCGACAGCTACGCCAACGCACTCGCAAAAGGTGGAGTCACCGTCCCGCCAGGAACATCGCCCTACAAATTCGTCGGCACCACCTGCGGCCCCAACCCCAAAACGCCCGAATGCCAACAGATCTCGGACGCCATCAAAGCCAGTGCCGCCTCAGCCGTCCGCGCCGACGCCAACGGCAGCGGAACCTTCCCCGGCGTACCCCCCGGAACCTACTACCTGATGATCTCCACCCGCTACAACAACCAACCCCTCATCTGGGGCCAACCGATCCAACTCAAACCCGGCCCAAACACAATCACGCTCAATCAACAGAACGCCGCCCCAATCAACTGAGTCCCGCGTCGGCGACTTTTTGAACATGCCCCGGATTCACACACAAACACCAACGATCCGGAGTCACGCGTGTTGACAAATTAAACAACGCGGTGCAAAAATCCGTGCCGTCTTTCTAAAAGAAAGGACAGGCTCCGTCACCGAACAGGAGTCTCCCCGCCACAAGAATTCAATCTCTTCCCTTGCGCCGGCCGGACTCCGTCCAGGTGCTGCTCTCCATCGGGGCCAGCAGAGAGGAGATAAGACCATGAGTTCAACAGACGTTCTCAATCGCAGGCAATTTGTCTATCTGACAGGTGGAATGAGTCTTGGTTTCCCGTTGTTGTCTGGCAACCATTGCTTTAGTCAGGATCTGCCGTCGT encodes:
- a CDS encoding ArsR family transcriptional regulator, with product MSRRDKQGAVFKALADDRRREILDLLRDGPLTTGDICLRFRKLDRCTVMQHLGVLEGAGLVIAKREGRVRWNYLNVVPVQEIYDRWISRFARPSVELLGRLKRDLEE
- a CDS encoding D-sedoheptulose 7-phosphate isomerase — translated: MKHLVQKQLAQSIATMQATLADLHIADTIATIAELTANAMQAGRKLLVAGNGGSAADAQHLVAEFVVRLVGNRPALRAIALTTDSSILTACGNDFGFDQIFSRQIESLGAPGDVFLGISTSGNSPNILRALEQAREMDITTIGFTGNGGGQMRDLCDYNVIIPSATTMNIQECHLALEHIFCMLVECHYFAEVSSYAAK
- a CDS encoding SRPBCC family protein, coding for MQLKFQVHTKIQKPIAEVFDAIYNPTKLSGYFTTGGSSAPLNEGATVTWRFADYPGDIPVTVKKLVPNQQIVLEWDAYEPPDKSANPADKTPPPTNYKTTVEMTFESLDPNNTLVKISESGWRETQRGLDGSYGNCMGWTQMLCALKAYLEHNINLRQGAF
- a CDS encoding S10 family peptidase, whose amino-acid sequence is MFLPWRSHRSSFVLLTVAAISTSFSPFTIAQDKPDEKPVSTASAAPAHAATTPDSITEGTVTVGGQPIAYRAIAGTLTVGGTDPQDATLGFDGKPLPDSGVKLPEKAEDAPPTARMFYVAYLKKDAPAGQRPITFIYNGGPGSPTMWLHMGTFGPKRIVTPDTQHQEGAPYSIVNNEDSLLDVSDVVFIDAPGTGLSRTFGKNKSEAFYGVDADGHAFERFIRRFLSKYDRWNSPKYLFGESYGTPRSAVLAADLRSVDLNGIILLSQILSFDNSVDGPTANPGVDQAYALALPTFAATAWYHHKLPNQPPALKPFLAEVEKYALGDYMTALLQGSDLTDAQRQAVAEKLHSYTGLPVDYLLRADLRVTGGEFSKELKLDEGMTTGRLDSRYQGPDADPMGATSGYDPQSDAITSAWNTAINQYLHDDLKYATQATYLLSGRQGGEFSWNMTHTPPGRGFGGGGSAPGTVETGANVMPDLAYRMKMNPKMKVMLAGGYYDLATPYFEGIYEMHHLPMPRGLQSNISYHYYEAGHMIYVREDILKQFHTDVAAFIKSTENGK